Proteins found in one Salvia splendens isolate huo1 chromosome 10, SspV2, whole genome shotgun sequence genomic segment:
- the LOC121750153 gene encoding sulfite exporter TauE/SafE family protein 3-like — MAGNLEKWMAFGPFFTVVWSFLMAALFVSAERNLKQDTSSRNAAAESPRDLDFLSAVANFLWQENQSGYQHVWPDLAFNWQIIVGSVIGFLGAAFGSVGGVGGGGIFVPMLTLIIGFDAKSATAISKCMIMGAAASTVYYNLKLRHPTINMPIIDYDLAVLIQPMLMLGISIGVAFNVVFADWMVTVLLIILFIGTSTKAFFKGLETWNKETIMKKEAAKRSDTNGNGQEADYKLLPAGPSTEAKPFEEPSVGIIDNVCWKECGLLFFVWFAFLALQLIKSNTPTCSAIYWVVNFMQIPVALGVSGYEGFSLYKGYRKLGSKGDDGTNFKIHQLIIYGLFGILAGLVGGLLGLGGGFIMGPLFLELGIPPQVSSATATFAMMFSSSMSVVEYYLLKRFPVPYALYFIAIATVAALIGQHVVRRLIVVLGRASIIIFILASTIFISAISLGGVGISNMIGKIQRNEYMGFEDICKYDA, encoded by the exons atggCGGGAAATCTGGAGAAATGGATGGCCTTTGGACCCTTTTTCACGGTTGTGTGGAGCTTTTTGATGGCTGCGTTATTTGTTTCTGCTGAGAGAAACTTAAAGCAAGATACCTCATCTCGAAATGCGGCCGCGGAGTCGCCTCGCGATTTGGATTTTTTGTCGGCCGTTGCGAATTTCTTGTGGCAGGAGAATCAATCTGGATACCAGCACGTTTGGCCG GATCTGGCATTCAACTGGCAGATAATTGTTGGCAGCGTGATTGGATTCCTTGGTGCGGCCTTTGGGAGCGTGGGAGGTGTCGGTGGTGGTGGCATATTCGTTCCCATGCTCACTCTAATTATTGGGTTTGATGCGAAATCAGCAACTGCTATCTCAAAAT GTATGATCATGGGGGCTGCTGCCTCGACTGTTTACTACAATCTTAAGCTCAGGCATCCCACCATCAACATGCCAATTATTGATTATGATTTGGCCGTTCTAATCCAGCCGATGCTCATGCTTGGCATTAGTATTGGAGTTGCTTTCAATGTCGTATTTGCTGATTGGATGGTTACTGTGCTTCTAATCATTCTCTTTATAG GTACATCTACTAAGGCCTTCTTCAAGGGGCTCGAAACATGGAATAAAGAAACTATCATGAAAAAG GAGGCTGCAAAGCGATCAGACACAAATG GCAATGGTCAAGAAGCAGATTACAAGCTTCTTCCAGCGGGACCCAGTACCGAGGCCAAACCCTTCGAAGAACCATCT GTCGGAATTATTGACAATGTATGTTGGAAAGAATGCGGGCTTCTTTTCTTCGTGTGGTTTGCGTTTCTTGCCCTGCAGCTTATCAAG TCGAATACACCAACATGCTCTGCAATATATTGGGTGGTGAACTTCATGCAG ATTCCTGTCGCTTTAGGTGTATCGGGATATGAAGGGTTTAGCCTGTACAAGGGCTACCGGAAACTTGGTTCCAAGGGAGATGATGGTACTAACTTCAAAATTCACCAGCTCATCATCTATGGCCTTTTTGGCATTCTTGCTGGGCTAGTCGGGGGCCTTCTAGGTCTTGGAGGCGGATTCATCATGGGCCCGTTGTTTCTTGAACTCGGCATTCCTCCTCAG GTTTCAAGTGCCACGGCGACCTTCGCCATGATGTTCTCCTCGTCTATGTCCGTTGTTGAATATTACCTTCTAAAGCGATTCCCTGTTCCTTACG CTCTCTACTTCATCGCCATTGCAACCGTGGCCGCCTTGATCGGGCAGCACGTCGTGAGAAGGCTGATCGTCGTGCTAGGGAGGGCCtccatcatcatcttcattctTGCATCCACGATCTTCATCAGTGCGATATCGCTAG GCGGGGTAGGCATCTCGAACATGATCGGGAAGATCCAACGGAACGAGTACATGGGCTTCGAGGACATCTGCAAGTACGACGCATGA